A single genomic interval of Bifidobacteriaceae bacterium harbors:
- a CDS encoding polyphenol oxidase family protein encodes MAERGLIEVNLGPRVRACFTTSAFDLARPEGRSELAARLGLPLVFANQVHGDRLRWVDQAAASPVNPPNAIDTADPADIPTCDALATASRGIGLVIRTADCVPVLLADPDKGLVAAAHVGWRGLLAGVARVAVEELRAAGAGPLRAAVGPSICGRCYEVGADLAEKARAAGHVATRTEDGTWRLDVAASTVRQLRGLGVAAIWLSPECTLESPDLFSWRGERAQGRQGAVVALHPLT; translated from the coding sequence TTGGCTGAACGAGGATTGATCGAAGTCAACCTGGGCCCCCGTGTCAGGGCTTGCTTTACAACTTCCGCGTTCGATCTGGCCCGCCCTGAGGGCCGAAGCGAATTGGCGGCCCGACTGGGCTTGCCGTTGGTTTTCGCGAACCAGGTTCATGGCGACCGGTTGCGCTGGGTTGACCAGGCGGCTGCCAGCCCGGTCAACCCGCCCAACGCGATCGACACGGCTGACCCGGCTGACATCCCGACTTGCGACGCTTTGGCGACTGCCTCAAGGGGTATTGGCCTGGTGATCCGCACGGCGGACTGCGTGCCGGTGCTGCTGGCGGACCCGGACAAGGGCTTGGTGGCGGCCGCGCACGTGGGCTGGCGCGGCCTGCTGGCGGGCGTGGCGCGCGTCGCCGTGGAGGAATTGCGGGCGGCGGGGGCGGGCCCCCTGCGGGCGGCCGTCGGGCCTTCCATCTGCGGCCGCTGCTATGAGGTGGGCGCGGACCTGGCTGAGAAAGCCCGCGCCGCCGGTCACGTCGCAACACGAACCGAGGACGGAACCTGGCGCCTGGACGTGGCCGCGTCGACGGTCCGCCAACTGCGCGGCCTGGGGGTCGCGGCGATTTGGCTTTCTCCGGAATGCACCCTGGAGTCGCCGGACCTGTTCTCCTGGCGCGGCGAGCGGGCCCAGGGCCGCCAGGGCGCGGTGGTAGCGCTACACCCGCTCACTTGA